A genomic segment from Streptomyces antibioticus encodes:
- a CDS encoding glycoside hydrolase family 26 protein, whose translation MSPPVASSPRPPRALLTLILVVLVLLTGPACAPGGERATGTPDAKAPDGPRPRATTRPAPPPFGAYLGHGQEGVQRVSGLDGWLGPATPKVGHAYLPGDRWYNIAGATNDLEHWARWRKARSDRLFVLNVPMLERAEAHLPDSVVRRELRRGADGAYDGHFRTLARRLISVGLPDTVLVVGWEMNGITYTHRCGPDPAAWKAYWVRIVTAMRSVKGQRFRFEFAPNRGIDAVPWPRCYPGDRYVDVIGMDAYDQPNGMTFAQQRDEPYGLAEHVRFARAHGKPIAYPEWGLFRNGDNPAYVRGMLNWFARHRPLYQTISDYCPHGVWWCSGNPKSSAEYHRLMTGR comes from the coding sequence GTGTCCCCACCGGTGGCTTCCTCGCCTCGCCCCCCGCGCGCCCTGCTGACCTTGATCCTCGTCGTCCTCGTCCTGCTCACGGGACCCGCCTGTGCACCGGGCGGGGAGCGGGCGACGGGCACGCCCGACGCGAAGGCGCCCGACGGCCCGCGCCCCCGGGCGACTACACGGCCCGCGCCCCCACCCTTCGGGGCGTATCTCGGGCACGGCCAGGAGGGAGTGCAGCGGGTCTCCGGGCTCGACGGCTGGCTGGGCCCGGCCACCCCCAAGGTCGGACACGCCTATCTGCCGGGCGACCGCTGGTACAACATCGCGGGCGCCACGAACGACCTCGAACACTGGGCGCGCTGGCGCAAGGCCCGCTCCGACCGGCTGTTCGTGCTGAACGTGCCGATGCTGGAGCGCGCCGAGGCCCATCTCCCCGACTCCGTCGTACGGCGCGAGCTGCGCAGGGGCGCGGACGGGGCGTACGACGGGCACTTCCGCACGCTGGCCCGGCGGCTGATCTCGGTCGGGCTGCCGGACACCGTGCTCGTCGTCGGCTGGGAGATGAACGGCATCACCTACACCCACCGGTGCGGCCCCGACCCCGCGGCCTGGAAGGCGTACTGGGTGCGGATCGTGACGGCGATGCGGTCGGTGAAGGGGCAGCGGTTCCGGTTCGAGTTCGCGCCCAACCGGGGCATCGACGCCGTCCCGTGGCCCCGGTGCTACCCCGGCGACCGGTACGTCGACGTCATCGGCATGGACGCCTACGACCAGCCGAACGGCATGACCTTCGCCCAGCAGCGCGACGAGCCGTACGGCCTGGCCGAGCACGTGCGGTTCGCGCGGGCGCACGGCAAGCCGATCGCGTACCCGGAGTGGGGGCTGTTCCGCAACGGCGACAACCCGGCCTATGTGCGCGGCATGCTGAACTGGTTCGCCCGGCACCGGCCGCTGTACCAGACCATCAGCGACTACTGCCCGCACGGCGTGTGGTGGTGCTCCGGGAACCCGAAGTCGTCGGCGGAGTACCACCGGCTGATGACGGGGCGGTGA
- a CDS encoding RNA polymerase sigma factor, producing MDEALLRSLTPGVLGILVRRGADFAAAEDAVQDALVEAVRVWPEDPPRDAKGWLVTVAWRRFLDATRADTARRRREDLVEEEPAAGPASAVDDTLRLYFLCAHPSLTPSSAVALTLRAVGGLTTRQIARAYLVPEATMAQRISRAKRTVSGVRFDRPGDVATVLRVLYLVFNEGYSGDVDLAAEAIRLTRQLAARVDHPEVAGLLALMLLHHARRAARTASDGSLVPLAEQDRSRWDTASIAEGVAILQAALARDRLGEFQAQAAVAALHADAPSAEDTDWVQIVEWYDELVRLTDNPVVRLNRAVAVGEADGPRAGLTALAALDDSLPRHTAAAAYLHERDGDLATAARLYAEAAHKAPDLAERDHLTRQAARLNARLGR from the coding sequence CTGGACGAGGCGCTGCTGCGAAGTCTCACGCCGGGTGTGCTGGGGATCCTCGTCCGCCGCGGAGCCGACTTCGCGGCGGCCGAGGACGCCGTACAGGACGCGCTGGTCGAGGCGGTCCGGGTGTGGCCGGAGGATCCGCCGCGGGACGCGAAGGGGTGGCTGGTCACCGTGGCCTGGCGCCGGTTCCTGGACGCGACCCGGGCGGACACGGCCCGGCGCCGGCGGGAGGACCTGGTCGAGGAGGAGCCGGCGGCGGGGCCCGCGTCCGCCGTGGACGACACGCTCCGGCTCTACTTCCTGTGCGCGCATCCGTCGCTGACGCCGTCGTCCGCCGTCGCGCTCACCCTGCGGGCGGTCGGTGGGCTCACCACCCGCCAGATCGCCCGCGCCTATCTGGTGCCCGAGGCGACGATGGCGCAGCGGATCAGCCGGGCCAAGCGCACCGTCTCCGGGGTGCGCTTCGACCGGCCCGGCGATGTCGCCACCGTGCTGCGGGTCCTCTACCTGGTGTTCAACGAGGGCTACTCGGGCGATGTCGACCTCGCCGCCGAGGCGATCCGGCTCACCCGGCAGCTCGCCGCCCGGGTCGACCACCCCGAGGTGGCGGGGCTGCTCGCGCTGATGCTGCTCCACCACGCCCGGCGTGCCGCGCGGACCGCGTCCGACGGCAGCCTGGTGCCGCTCGCCGAGCAGGACCGGAGCCGCTGGGACACCGCGTCGATCGCGGAGGGCGTGGCGATCCTCCAGGCGGCCCTGGCCCGGGACCGGCTCGGTGAGTTCCAGGCGCAGGCCGCCGTCGCCGCCCTGCACGCCGACGCGCCCAGCGCCGAGGACACCGACTGGGTGCAGATCGTGGAGTGGTACGACGAGTTGGTGCGGCTGACGGACAACCCGGTCGTCCGGCTCAACCGCGCGGTGGCCGTCGGCGAGGCGGACGGACCGCGCGCCGGACTCACCGCCCTCGCGGCGCTGGACGACTCGCTGCCCCGCCACACCGCGGCCGCCGCCTACCTCCACGAACGCGACGGCGACCTGGCGACGGCGGCACGCCTGTACGCCGAGGCGGCCCACAAGGCACCCGACCTCGCCGAGCGCGACCACCTGACCCGTCAGGCCGCCCGGCTGAACGCCCGCCTCGGCCGATGA
- a CDS encoding YciI family protein has translation MAKYLLLKHYRGAPAAVNDVPMERWTPEEISAHIQYMRDFADRLERSGEFVDGQALAPEGLWVRYDGEGRPPVTDGPFAETKDLIAGWMVIDVDSQERALELAGELSAAPGAGGKPIHEWLEVRPFLAAPPTITD, from the coding sequence ATGGCCAAGTATCTGCTGCTGAAGCACTACCGGGGCGCCCCGGCCGCGGTGAACGACGTGCCCATGGAGCGGTGGACGCCGGAGGAGATCTCGGCGCACATCCAGTACATGCGGGACTTCGCGGACCGGCTGGAGCGGAGCGGGGAGTTCGTGGACGGGCAGGCGCTCGCTCCCGAGGGGCTGTGGGTCCGTTACGACGGTGAGGGGCGGCCGCCGGTCACCGACGGGCCGTTCGCCGAGACCAAGGACCTCATCGCCGGCTGGATGGTGATCGACGTCGACAGTCAGGAGCGTGCCCTGGAGCTGGCCGGGGAGCTGTCGGCCGCCCCCGGCGCGGGCGGGAAGCCGATCCACGAGTGGCTGGAGGTGCGTCCGTTCCTGGCCGCGCCGCCCACGATCACGGACTGA